Proteins from one Dromiciops gliroides isolate mDroGli1 chromosome 6, mDroGli1.pri, whole genome shotgun sequence genomic window:
- the LOC122732278 gene encoding insulin-induced gene 1 protein-like, protein MRCAFGKAQPRKPDNSCPSGSHSCHRCHGGPSPLPGQHGGRSHGRGPSRSQEILLGPLDPWSCSGTTRGRHKNNLSAGTARWTEKVGNMLNPSVSSPSLVLVGQGAINTETADKNRNTNTKSNNSRAPSNSWHHHSVQQSVVLLAVGVFLALVLNLLQIQRNVTLFPEEVIATIFSSAWWVPPCCGTAAAVVGLLYPCIDSHLGEPHKFKREWASVMCYIAVFVGINHASAKLDFANNVQLSLTLAALSLGLWWTFDRSRSGLGLGITIAFLATLITQFLVYNGVYQYTSPDFLYICSWLPSIFFSGGVTVGNIGRQLAMGIPEKPHSD, encoded by the exons ATGAGATGTGCTTTTGGAAAGGCACAGCCTAGAAAACCTGACAACAGTTGTCCCTCTGG atcacacagctgccACCGCTGCCACGGTGGTCCCTCCCCCTTGCCCGGTCAGCACGGAGGAAGGAGCCATGGCAGGGGCCCGAGTAGGTCTCAGGAGATCCTTCTAGGACCTTTGGATCCTTGGAGTTGTTCTGGTACTACCAGAGGGAGGCATAAAAACAACCTGAGTGCTGGCACTGCTAGGTGGACTGAGAAAGTGGGAAACATGCTAAATCCCTCTGTCTCCAGTCCTTCATTGGTACTGGTGGGCCAAGGTGCCATCAACACTGAAACTGCAGACAAGAACAGGAACACTAACACCAAGAGCAACAACAGTAGAGCCCCCAGTAACAGTTGGCACCATCATTCGGTGCAGCAAAGTGTTGTGCTTTTGGCAGTCGGTGTCTTCCTAGCCCTGGTCCTCAACTTGCTTCAGATACAGAGGAATGTCACCCTTTTCCCAGAAGAAGTTATTGCCACAATCTTTTCCTCTGCCTGGTGGGTTCCTCCATGCTGTGGAACAGCAGCTGCTGTTGTTGGCTTGCTCTATCCCTGTATTGACAGTCACCTTGGAGAACCTCACAAGTTTAAGAGAGAGTGGGCCAGTGTAATGTGCTACATAGCAGTTTTTGTTGGTATTAACCATGCAAGTGCTAAACTGGATTTTGCCAATAATGTTCAGCTATCATTGACTTTAGCAGCTCTGTCTTTGGGCCTTTGGTGGACTTTTGATCGTTCAAGAAGTGGCCTTGGCCTTGGAATTACAATAGCATTTCTAGCCACTCTGATCACGCAGTTTCTTGTATATAATGGTGTTTATCAGTATACATCTCCTGATTTTCTTTATATCTGTTCTTGGCTaccatctatttttttctcaggAGGTGTGACAGTAGGAAACATAGGACGACAACTGGCTATGGGTATTCCTGAAAAACCACATAGTGACTAA